A section of the Archaeoglobus neptunius genome encodes:
- a CDS encoding slipin family protein produces the protein MEWYWIGLAVVVILFLVSSIRVVKEYERGVVFRLGRLVGARGPGLFFVIPILENMQIVDLRTVTYDVPSQEVVTRDNVTVKVNAVVYYRVVDPNKAITEVFDYQYATAQLAQTTLRSIIGQAELDEVLSEREKLNLKLQQIIDEETNPWGIKVTAVEIKDVELPEDMQRIMAMQAEAERERRAKIIRAEGEHQAAMKLKEAADILAQSEGAILLRYLQTLNEIATEENTTIVMPVPVELLKFFVEKAKS, from the coding sequence TGTTCTTGGTTTCGTCGATCAGAGTGGTGAAGGAGTACGAGAGAGGAGTTGTCTTCAGACTCGGAAGACTCGTCGGTGCGAGGGGGCCGGGATTGTTCTTCGTTATTCCTATATTGGAAAACATGCAGATAGTCGATTTGAGAACTGTAACATACGATGTACCCTCTCAGGAGGTTGTTACGAGAGATAATGTGACCGTCAAGGTTAATGCTGTGGTTTATTATCGTGTCGTCGATCCAAACAAGGCGATAACCGAGGTTTTTGACTATCAATACGCAACAGCCCAGCTTGCCCAGACGACCCTGAGAAGCATAATCGGACAGGCAGAGCTGGATGAAGTCCTTTCAGAGAGAGAAAAATTGAATTTGAAGCTTCAGCAAATAATTGATGAAGAAACAAACCCGTGGGGAATAAAGGTCACTGCAGTTGAGATTAAGGATGTCGAGTTACCGGAGGACATGCAGAGAATAATGGCCATGCAGGCGGAGGCGGAGAGAGAAAGGAGAGCAAAGATAATCAGGGCTGAGGGAGAGCATCAGGCTGCGATGAAATTAAAGGAGGCGGCCGATATTCTGGCTCAGAGCGAAGGTGCAATACTGCTGAGATATCTGCAAACCCTGAATGAAATAGCAACAGAAGAGAACACCACCATCGTCATGCCTGTGCCTGTTGAACTGCTTAAATTCTTTGTTGAGAAGGCTAAAAGTTAA